A stretch of Desulfatiglans sp. DNA encodes these proteins:
- a CDS encoding type II toxin-antitoxin system Phd/YefM family antitoxin: MQKIITAMDARKNFGQILNEAALRGDDFIVERAGKAMVAIVSMEKYEIMRQNREEARIAADIIKEKMKGADIATTEVLISEAISDIRTS; encoded by the coding sequence ATGCAAAAGATAATAACGGCTATGGATGCCAGAAAAAATTTTGGTCAGATCCTGAATGAAGCTGCCTTAAGAGGTGATGATTTTATTGTGGAACGTGCAGGCAAGGCTATGGTTGCGATTGTTTCAATGGAAAAGTATGAGATAATGAGACAAAACAGAGAAGAGGCGCGCATAGCAGCGGATATAATAAAAGAAAAAATGAAGGGCGCTGATATTGCAACTACAGAGGTCCTGATTTCAGAAGCAATCTCAGATATCAGGACATCATAA
- a CDS encoding putative toxin-antitoxin system toxin component, PIN family, with translation MSYRLVVDTNIIISAVLTPGSNPDRLFQTVYDGHLQLILSHAILEEARRVFDYSKIRKALNKRAVTTTEIEDFLTKLSQISILVVPETIPNIIKEDPSDNIVLAAALEGHVDFIVSGDQHLTSLKEYRDIRILTPSEFIEEFIGTE, from the coding sequence ATGAGTTATCGCCTGGTTGTTGACACAAATATTATTATCAGCGCTGTTCTTACACCAGGAAGCAACCCTGATAGGCTTTTTCAGACTGTTTATGACGGCCATCTGCAACTGATATTATCACATGCTATCCTTGAAGAGGCCCGTCGCGTTTTTGATTATTCAAAAATCCGAAAAGCGCTTAACAAGAGAGCTGTAACAACTACAGAAATAGAAGATTTTTTAACCAAGCTTAGTCAAATTTCAATCCTTGTAGTACCCGAAACTATTCCGAATATTATCAAAGAAGACCCTTCAGATAATATTGTCCTGGCAGCTGCTCTTGAAGGTCATGTAGATTTCATTGTGTCCGGAGATCAGCATTTAACCTCCTTAAAAGAATACAGGGACATAAGGATTCTTACACCTTCAGAGTTTATTGAAGAGTTCATTGGTACTGAGTAG
- a CDS encoding adenosylhomocysteinase, translating into MSFEELDLKLKNRVADMSQADFGHKDMQLSENEMPGLMAVREKYGKDKPLKGMKIMGSLHMTIQTAMLIDTLHALGADLRWATCNIFSTQDHAAAAIADKGTASVFAWKGETLEDFWWCTEMALTWPDGSGPDLIVDDGGDATLFVHQGVKVENDPSLLDKTYTNPDLKCLMDRLKVSYKKDSQHWHRVAANIRGVSEETTTGVHRLYQLAKNNELLFPAINVNDSVTKSKFDNLYGCRESLADGIKRATDIMIAGKIVVVCGYGDVGKGCASSMRGFGARVIVTEVDPICALQAAMEGYEVLTMEDAVTIGDIFVTATGCYKVITGAHMEQMKNEAIICNIGHFDNEIDMRYLESTSGCKKINIKPQVDKWKLKSGRSIIILAEGRLVNLGCATGHPSFVMSNSFTNQTLAQIELATKKHEKKVYTLPKTLDEEVARLHLGRLGVKLTKLTQEQADYLGVPIEGPYKSSHYRY; encoded by the coding sequence ATGAGTTTTGAAGAACTTGATCTAAAACTAAAAAACAGAGTGGCAGACATGTCACAGGCTGATTTCGGCCATAAGGATATGCAGTTATCAGAGAATGAGATGCCCGGCCTTATGGCGGTAAGAGAAAAATATGGCAAGGATAAACCTCTCAAAGGCATGAAGATCATGGGGAGCCTTCACATGACTATACAGACAGCCATGCTCATAGATACACTCCATGCACTCGGTGCTGACCTGAGATGGGCAACATGCAATATATTTTCCACACAGGATCACGCAGCAGCAGCGATTGCTGATAAGGGTACTGCCTCAGTTTTTGCATGGAAGGGCGAGACCCTTGAGGATTTCTGGTGGTGTACAGAGATGGCCCTTACATGGCCTGACGGCTCTGGCCCTGATCTTATTGTTGATGATGGGGGTGATGCAACACTGTTTGTTCATCAGGGTGTGAAGGTTGAAAATGACCCATCTCTACTTGACAAGACATACACTAACCCTGATCTGAAGTGCCTCATGGATCGTTTAAAGGTTAGCTATAAAAAGGACTCGCAACACTGGCACAGGGTTGCGGCAAACATCAGGGGCGTATCAGAAGAAACCACTACAGGTGTTCACAGGCTTTATCAACTGGCAAAGAATAATGAACTACTTTTCCCTGCTATCAATGTTAACGATTCTGTAACCAAATCCAAGTTTGATAATCTTTATGGCTGCCGTGAGTCACTTGCAGATGGAATCAAACGGGCAACAGACATCATGATAGCTGGTAAGATAGTTGTTGTATGCGGTTATGGGGATGTGGGAAAGGGCTGCGCAAGCTCCATGAGGGGTTTCGGGGCAAGGGTTATTGTAACAGAGGTTGACCCCATATGCGCGCTTCAGGCAGCTATGGAGGGTTATGAGGTCCTGACTATGGAAGATGCTGTAACCATCGGGGATATCTTTGTTACCGCAACCGGTTGCTATAAGGTAATCACCGGCGCCCATATGGAACAGATGAAGAACGAGGCCATTATCTGCAATATCGGCCATTTTGATAATGAGATTGATATGAGATACCTTGAAAGCACATCTGGGTGCAAAAAAATTAATATAAAACCCCAGGTGGACAAATGGAAGCTGAAATCAGGGAGATCAATTATTATCCTGGCAGAGGGGCGTCTTGTAAACCTTGGTTGTGCAACAGGGCACCCCAGTTTTGTAATGAGCAACAGCTTTACAAACCAGACCCTTGCCCAGATAGAGCTTGCCACTAAAAAACATGAAAAAAAGGTCTATACCCTGCCAAAGACACTGGATGAAGAGGTGGCAAGGCTCCATCTTGGAAGGCTCGGTGTAAAGCTTACAAAACTTACACAGGAGCAGGCAGATTATCTGGGTGTGCCGATAGAAGGGCCATATAAATCGAGCCATTACAGATACTGA
- a CDS encoding metalloregulator ArsR/SmtB family transcription factor, giving the protein MESIVYFKALADETRIRLFNILLNHEMSVNDLVSLMGMGQSRISRHLKILTDSGIVQCRRDGVWAFFSASKAGKEKKFVDSIRFLFDEEPELAEDLKNAEAAITDRKKKSKQFFNRIAHKWDDLKQQIIGDFDLNGAILKHVERCAYAVDMGCGTGQLLHRLKEVAAVSVGVDSSPQMLEQARKLFSADNGSIELRLGELEHLPVGDNQADHVIISMVLHHIPSPEKAIAEAARILKNKGRLIIVDFEKHQDEDMRKNYGDRWLGFSKEEINTYLADLGFAIILTESFEMNQSLKLNIYKAEKINN; this is encoded by the coding sequence ATGGAAAGTATAGTTTATTTTAAGGCCCTTGCAGATGAAACGCGGATTCGGTTGTTTAACATACTTCTCAATCATGAGATGAGTGTGAACGATTTAGTCAGTCTTATGGGTATGGGGCAGTCACGCATATCAAGGCATCTCAAGATACTTACTGATTCAGGGATTGTTCAATGCCGGAGAGATGGTGTATGGGCATTTTTTTCAGCTTCAAAGGCGGGGAAAGAAAAAAAATTTGTTGACTCGATAAGATTTCTTTTTGATGAAGAGCCCGAACTTGCAGAGGATCTGAAAAATGCTGAGGCAGCAATAACTGACCGCAAAAAGAAATCAAAACAGTTTTTCAATAGAATTGCCCATAAATGGGATGATCTTAAACAGCAGATCATCGGTGATTTTGATCTGAATGGAGCAATTCTGAAACATGTGGAAAGATGTGCATATGCGGTTGATATGGGCTGCGGAACAGGCCAGCTTCTCCACAGATTAAAAGAGGTTGCCGCTGTTTCGGTTGGAGTTGATTCATCTCCTCAAATGCTTGAACAGGCAAGAAAACTTTTTTCAGCAGATAACGGCAGTATTGAGTTGCGTCTTGGTGAACTTGAACATCTGCCAGTAGGTGATAACCAGGCAGATCATGTAATCATCTCTATGGTGCTTCATCATATACCTTCACCTGAAAAGGCAATCGCTGAGGCAGCCCGGATACTTAAAAACAAAGGCAGGCTCATAATCGTTGATTTTGAAAAACATCAGGATGAAGATATGAGAAAAAATTATGGTGACAGGTGGCTTGGCTTTTCAAAAGAGGAGATCAACACATATCTTGCGGATTTGGGGTTTGCAATAATACTTACTGAATCCTTTGAGATGAATCAATCGCTTAAACTTAACATTTATAAAGCAGAAAAAATTAACAATTAA